The region AGTAGAATGGCTAAAAATTTTAATAATTTCATTTTTTTAAGACGTTTAAAAAAGGGTTAATTAATATAGAATTAAGCGCTACAACTATAAATATATACAGATATAAAATCTAATTAGAATTTAGTTTACTATTTTATTTCAACTTATTAATAGATAACTAAAATTCAATTTTACTATTAATTAGATTTGATTTATTCACGCATAATTTTATCTAATTTTCTACCTTTAGCTAATTCATCAACCAACTTATCTAGATATCTACATTGTCTGTAAATTTCAAATTCATCAGGTATTTCTTCAATTCGATATCCGCAAATTACGCCTTTTATTAAAGCTGCCTTCGGATGTAAAGTAGCTTCATTAAAAAACGTTTCAAAAGTCACTTTTTCATCAATAAGCGTTTGTATTTGATTTTCACTATATCCTGTTAACCAACTTATAACTTGATCTAACTCATTTTTAGTCCGTCCACGCTTTATTAATCGGTTTAGATAAAGTGGATAAATTGATGCAAAAATCATTTTTGCAACTTTTTCATTTTTCTCTGCTGTAACTTGCATATTAGTTTGGATAAATATTTTTATAAAGGTATTTAAACTACAATGCTAAACCTATAATAATATATTTGCACATGTTTTTTTATCACATTTAAGCATCTAATTTAACAAATAAAAACTGGATATAACAGCTGCTGCTGTACTGTACATTTACTTTATAAAACACAAAACGCGATACCCTATAAGCGTATCGCGTTCTATAACTAATTGTATTATTAAATTATTGTAAATCTTGCCAACCGCCACCTAAAGCATGATACAATTGTACTACAGCTTCTAACTCTTGAAGTTTGTCACTAACACCATCTAACTGTGCATCTAACAAACTATTTTTAGTAGTTAAAACATCTGTATAATTTGTGCTCGAAGAATATTCTAAAAGGGCTTCAGTATATTCTACAGATCGCTCTAAAGCAGAAATTTGATTGGACCGCGAAACCTGTTTTTCTTTCGCTTTTTTATACGAATAAAGCGCATTAGAAATTTCTCCTCCAGCAGTTAACCACGTTAATTTATAATCGTAAAAAGCTTGTTGTTGTACAGATTGATTAGTTTTTAAACGGGCTTTATTTTCTCCATTAGAAAAAATAGGTTGAGTTAAACCACCAATAAGATTAAAGAACACCGAATTATCAAAGAAATCGGTTAAATTTAAGGACGATAATCCTCCGTTAGCTGTTATTGTTAATGACGGATAAAAATAGGTTTTAGCCATATTTACATCTTCAAAAGCACTTCTAAATTCTAATTCTGCAGCCTGAATATCTGGTCTGTTTCTTAACAAAGTAGAAGGAATACCTAATTGCAAATCTGTATACGGAGATTGTTCCTTTAAAGTAGTACGTTCTATAGGCCCTGGCGCTCTACCAAGTAATATAGACAATGCATTTTCTGCCTCTAAAATACTTGTTTCAATATCAGGTATAGAAGTTTCTATCTCGTATCTACTAGCTTCACTTTGTACCACTGCTGCACCATCAACTACAGCCGATTCTTTTAAATATTTCATGGTTTCCTGATCCCCAATTCTATTTTCTAAAGTCTTTTTTGTAATCTTTAATTGTTCATCTAGTGCTAATAAATTATAATAAGCTACTGCAATATCTGATATAAGTTGGGTTTGTACTGCACGAGTTGCTGCTTCGGTTTGTAAAAACGAAGCTAAAACTGAACGCTTACTGCTACGAAGTTTTCCCCAAACATCAATTTCCCAACTACTACTTAATTGCCCTAAATAAGAGGTGGTGTTTAAATTAATACCCGTTACTCCTCCTAAATTTAAAGAAGCTTGTGAGGTTTGAGCTCTAGTAACTTGAGCAGATCCTTCTAAACTAGGTAAAAATGCCAATTTAGCTTGTACTAAACTTGCTTGGGCCTGGTTTATATTTTCTAAAGCTACTTTTAAGTCTAGATTATTTTGTAAACCTTCTGCAATAAGGTCTTGTAAAACAGTATCGTTTATTATCTTTTTCCAAGATAAAGTGGCAAACGATGTGGTGTCATCAATAATTGTATCTCTATATTGTTCAACAAAATCTTGCTTTGGTGTGCTATACTTTTTAGTAACTACACCACAACTTTGTAACGTTAATACAATTATAATAATAGGAATTATATAAGTTTTTAATTTCATGTTATTGTATTTATGAGTGTAATGGTAATTCATTTTCATCTTCATCATCTTCGTCTCCCCAATCGTGATTAGGCACTCCAACTATTTTTTCTTGAAGTGTTTGGAAAATGATAAAAAGTACAGGTACAACCATTATTCCTAATATAGTACCAATTAACATTCCTCCAATAGCACCTGTACCAATAGCTCTGTTACCTACAGCACCAGCACCTGTAGAAATCATTAACGGAAATAAACCGAAAATAAACGCAAATGATGTCATTAAAATAGGTCTAAATCGTGCTATTGCTCCATCAATACCTGATTGAATAATGGATTCTCCTTCTCGTCTTCGCTGTATGGCAAACTCCACAATTAAAATGGCATTTTTAGCCAGTAACCCAATTAACATCACTAATGTAATCTGTATGTAAATGTTGTTACTAATACCAAATAAA is a window of Formosa sediminum DNA encoding:
- a CDS encoding DUF2200 domain-containing protein codes for the protein MQVTAEKNEKVAKMIFASIYPLYLNRLIKRGRTKNELDQVISWLTGYSENQIQTLIDEKVTFETFFNEATLHPKAALIKGVICGYRIEEIPDEFEIYRQCRYLDKLVDELAKGRKLDKIMRE
- a CDS encoding efflux transporter outer membrane subunit, whose translation is MKLKTYIIPIIIIVLTLQSCGVVTKKYSTPKQDFVEQYRDTIIDDTTSFATLSWKKIINDTVLQDLIAEGLQNNLDLKVALENINQAQASLVQAKLAFLPSLEGSAQVTRAQTSQASLNLGGVTGINLNTTSYLGQLSSSWEIDVWGKLRSSKRSVLASFLQTEAATRAVQTQLISDIAVAYYNLLALDEQLKITKKTLENRIGDQETMKYLKESAVVDGAAVVQSEASRYEIETSIPDIETSILEAENALSILLGRAPGPIERTTLKEQSPYTDLQLGIPSTLLRNRPDIQAAELEFRSAFEDVNMAKTYFYPSLTITANGGLSSLNLTDFFDNSVFFNLIGGLTQPIFSNGENKARLKTNQSVQQQAFYDYKLTWLTAGGEISNALYSYKKAKEKQVSRSNQISALERSVEYTEALLEYSSSTNYTDVLTTKNSLLDAQLDGVSDKLQELEAVVQLYHALGGGWQDLQ